Proteins encoded together in one Pantoea sp. CCBC3-3-1 window:
- a CDS encoding fimbrial protein produces the protein MPIKLIVLFFLIAPWAARAEMNCSSDETAYNINIPNIMVPANSLPGHILAMAPHSVHVTCAGTGNFQQVAGVGNGDWSSSGLTANVDGLSCAVIDQGTAISAMGLGIVWTNYNSASGTWACFSGVFNGSATVSPQRRGLQSNGTTTLTDKFYIVRTNTEPGYGETALIDQLIYIDEADSDRVSRGHLYQIGFSGSMYIEAGGCSVDSVINVNMGTVSSDSFRKQGDTGPNVPFNLTLKNCFGSAATALVSLEPTYGYADEANGVIALSSETGSAQGIGIQLLMNGMKPDPGGNNKYPLQPGTTNIPFVARYFQYLSDIKSGNADSSVLFYITYE, from the coding sequence ATGCCCATCAAACTTATCGTACTCTTTTTTTTAATTGCCCCCTGGGCTGCTCGCGCCGAGATGAATTGCTCGTCTGATGAGACGGCCTATAATATCAATATTCCTAATATCATGGTTCCTGCTAATTCCCTGCCGGGACATATTCTTGCTATGGCACCGCACAGTGTTCATGTTACCTGCGCGGGTACAGGTAATTTTCAACAAGTTGCTGGCGTTGGAAATGGTGACTGGAGCAGTTCAGGTTTAACAGCGAATGTTGATGGCTTATCTTGTGCGGTGATCGATCAGGGAACCGCAATATCTGCGATGGGGTTAGGTATTGTCTGGACTAATTATAATTCTGCGAGCGGAACATGGGCATGTTTCTCTGGTGTTTTTAATGGTAGTGCCACTGTTAGCCCACAACGAAGGGGGTTGCAATCCAACGGCACGACGACGCTGACTGATAAGTTTTATATTGTCAGAACGAATACGGAACCCGGGTATGGTGAAACGGCATTAATAGACCAGTTAATTTATATTGATGAAGCCGATAGCGATCGCGTTAGCAGAGGCCATCTTTATCAAATTGGCTTTTCGGGCAGTATGTATATTGAGGCTGGAGGGTGTTCAGTTGACAGCGTTATTAACGTAAATATGGGCACCGTTTCCTCAGACAGCTTTAGAAAACAGGGTGATACAGGACCCAACGTCCCCTTCAATTTAACGTTAAAAAACTGTTTTGGTAGCGCAGCAACGGCGTTGGTTTCGCTTGAACCCACCTATGGCTATGCTGATGAAGCTAACGGCGTGATAGCATTAAGCTCTGAGACAGGCTCGGCCCAGGGGATAGGAATACAGTTATTGATGAATGGTATGAAGCCGGATCCCGGCGGCAATAACAAATATCCTTTACAGCCGGGCACCACAAATATCCCTTTTGTTGCCCGTTACTTTCAATATCTTAGCGACATCAAATCCGGTAATGCCGATTCGAGCGTGCTTTTCTATATCACTTATGAATAG
- a CDS encoding fimbria/pilus outer membrane usher protein — protein sequence MKCDAHTLFRQSDKLLRAGLLPGGLSVVMLVITLSAQAELYFNVNALHLTAEQKSQLDLDLLSRLHSQMPGKYRVKISVNQNLVLEETLSFISCNERLCPILNVGLLKKLGVKIDAIAALAKLPDDAVINNISAVIPQAHDDFNFELHTLNLSIPQAALNNQRRGDIPSQRWEEGLPMLFTSYSVSGSEMKNRSRYASHSTSSQYLNLRSGANLGPWRLRNYTYYSQSGAGKAEWNSMQTWLERDIRTLRSRLAMGDISSQGIAFDSVTFRGIALASQDEMLPYSQRGYAPEIHGVAMTNASVEVRQNGNLLYQTLVPPGEFIIKDLYTLGGSGDLVITVREEDGSERTMVQAYATPPISLRKDQIKYAFNLGEYGSRSAVKEGAINQKFMQSEMIYGLLNNTSLYGGLIAGEHYYSVMTGIGQGMGELGAVSLDVTQAQTHFSHGDKKNGQSWRLKYSKRLDSTDTTITLAGYRFATDGYYNFNEASDYYNDAPYASRYSLKNKAQLTLNQNIGELGSLSLSAWQQEYWHQKGAKMRAYTSSWNKNFSGVTVSLSQSHSKNRHTDKADNLFSASFSLPLGQWLSPQGDRSLRISNRFSSSQQGGESLATTLSGSALSNNALSWSAMQARSQRKNNVDNSTALAASWQGSASTVSLGYANYYGKNERVNWAAQGAIVAHPYGVTLSRQLSEGNSYALVRAPGAADVQILNHAGVMTDFRGYAIIPSLTAYQENEVSLDTATLGDETDLTNTEQKKVPTREALVLMNFNTRQGHRVFLTINHKGKPLPLGALVSAGEVSGISNERGQVYLSGMPENVILKASLADGEICTVPFNAQRADKQNGIIMAEIECEK from the coding sequence ATGAAGTGCGACGCTCACACTCTGTTTCGCCAGTCTGATAAATTGTTGCGGGCAGGTTTACTGCCTGGCGGATTGTCAGTTGTCATGCTCGTTATTACGTTATCCGCTCAGGCTGAGCTCTATTTTAATGTCAATGCACTGCATCTGACTGCCGAGCAAAAATCCCAACTGGATCTTGATCTGCTCTCTCGTTTACACAGCCAGATGCCAGGAAAATATCGGGTAAAAATCAGTGTTAATCAGAATCTGGTGCTGGAAGAGACATTAAGTTTTATTAGCTGTAATGAACGGCTTTGCCCGATACTTAACGTTGGCCTACTTAAAAAACTGGGCGTAAAGATCGATGCAATCGCCGCACTGGCAAAACTGCCTGACGATGCGGTCATAAATAATATCAGTGCTGTGATCCCGCAGGCTCACGATGATTTTAATTTTGAGCTGCATACGCTTAACCTGAGTATTCCTCAGGCGGCATTAAATAATCAGCGAAGAGGGGATATTCCATCGCAACGGTGGGAAGAAGGGCTTCCGATGCTGTTTACCTCTTACAGTGTTTCCGGTAGCGAAATGAAAAATCGTTCCCGCTATGCTTCCCACTCGACAAGCTCGCAGTACCTTAATTTACGTAGCGGGGCGAATCTTGGCCCGTGGCGTTTACGTAATTACACGTATTATTCACAAAGCGGTGCCGGTAAAGCAGAGTGGAACAGTATGCAAACCTGGCTGGAAAGGGATATTCGGACTTTGCGTTCGCGCCTGGCCATGGGTGACATATCCAGCCAGGGAATAGCTTTTGACAGCGTAACTTTTCGGGGAATCGCCCTCGCATCACAGGATGAGATGCTGCCTTATAGTCAGCGAGGCTATGCGCCAGAAATTCACGGCGTGGCAATGACTAATGCCTCCGTTGAAGTGCGGCAAAATGGTAATCTTCTGTACCAAACCCTGGTCCCACCGGGCGAATTTATTATTAAGGATCTTTACACGCTGGGTGGCTCGGGCGATTTGGTGATTACCGTCCGTGAAGAAGATGGCTCCGAGCGAACAATGGTTCAGGCCTACGCCACGCCGCCCATTTCTTTGCGCAAAGACCAGATAAAATACGCTTTCAACCTGGGCGAATATGGCAGCCGTAGCGCGGTAAAAGAGGGCGCGATAAACCAGAAGTTTATGCAATCGGAGATGATTTACGGCCTGCTGAATAACACTTCGCTTTATGGTGGCCTGATTGCGGGCGAACATTATTACTCTGTAATGACCGGGATCGGGCAGGGAATGGGAGAATTAGGCGCGGTGTCGCTGGACGTCACTCAGGCACAAACGCACTTCAGCCACGGAGATAAAAAAAACGGACAATCCTGGCGTCTCAAATACAGTAAGCGGCTGGACAGTACCGATACTACGATTACGCTGGCAGGATATCGTTTCGCCACCGATGGTTATTACAATTTTAACGAAGCAAGCGACTACTATAACGATGCGCCGTATGCCTCTCGCTATTCGTTAAAGAATAAGGCTCAGCTCACGCTCAATCAAAATATTGGCGAGCTGGGTTCCCTATCCCTTTCCGCCTGGCAACAAGAATACTGGCACCAGAAAGGCGCAAAAATGCGCGCTTACACCAGTAGCTGGAACAAAAATTTCTCCGGCGTGACGGTATCATTGAGTCAGAGCCACAGTAAAAACAGGCATACGGATAAAGCGGATAACCTGTTTTCAGCCAGCTTCAGCCTGCCGCTGGGCCAGTGGCTCTCCCCTCAGGGCGATCGTTCTTTGCGGATCAGTAACCGTTTCTCTTCCTCCCAACAGGGAGGGGAATCTCTGGCGACAACCTTGTCGGGTTCGGCATTGAGTAATAACGCGCTCTCCTGGTCTGCAATGCAGGCGCGCAGTCAGAGGAAGAACAACGTCGATAACAGCACGGCACTGGCCGCCAGCTGGCAGGGCTCAGCATCGACGGTCAGTCTCGGTTATGCCAATTATTACGGTAAAAACGAAAGGGTAAACTGGGCGGCTCAAGGCGCAATTGTCGCGCATCCTTATGGCGTCACCCTCTCCCGCCAGCTGTCAGAGGGGAACAGCTATGCGCTGGTCCGCGCGCCAGGAGCCGCCGACGTACAGATTTTGAATCATGCCGGGGTAATGACCGATTTCAGGGGATACGCCATTATTCCTTCCCTCACCGCCTATCAGGAAAACGAGGTCAGTCTGGATACCGCCACGCTCGGCGACGAAACGGACTTGACGAATACTGAGCAGAAAAAGGTGCCAACCCGGGAAGCCCTGGTGCTGATGAACTTCAACACTCGTCAGGGACATCGCGTTTTTCTGACAATTAACCATAAAGGTAAGCCGTTACCGTTGGGCGCATTAGTCAGTGCCGGTGAGGTAAGCGGTATCTCAAATGAACGGGGGCAGGTCTACCTGTCAGGCATGCCGGAAAACGTTATTTTAAAGGCCAGCCTGGCTGACGGTGAAATATGTACTGTACCGTTCAACGCGCAACGTGCGGATAAACAAAACGGCATCATTATGGCCGAAATTGAATGCGAGAAATAA
- a CDS encoding molecular chaperone, with the protein MKFPGFTVFVSLLALLMPGISQAEGLTLGATRLIYESGKKESSVPLRNGADSVPWLVQSWVSDFERKNTNVPFITTPPLFKLGQQSTSAIRVVYVGSGESKLPDDRESVFLLNVRAVPAVQKEANPSRLVIATQNIIKLIYRPAGLTAQGAGEAGQKLKLVPGTNSINVVNPTAYVVTLTGMKVNEQPVERPGTLMPFSSKQIKVPAARVRHVAFSTINDYGGITSVRDEKF; encoded by the coding sequence ATGAAATTCCCCGGTTTTACGGTTTTTGTATCGCTACTGGCCCTGCTGATGCCGGGCATCAGTCAGGCCGAAGGTTTGACGCTGGGCGCAACCCGCCTTATTTATGAAAGCGGTAAAAAAGAGAGCAGCGTTCCGCTTCGCAACGGGGCTGACAGCGTACCCTGGCTGGTGCAGTCCTGGGTTTCAGATTTTGAACGCAAAAATACTAACGTGCCGTTTATCACCACGCCGCCCTTATTCAAACTGGGACAACAGAGCACTAGTGCAATACGCGTAGTTTATGTCGGATCCGGTGAAAGCAAATTGCCTGACGATCGTGAGAGCGTATTTCTTCTTAACGTCCGTGCGGTGCCTGCCGTACAGAAAGAAGCCAACCCTTCGCGTCTGGTTATCGCCACTCAAAATATTATCAAGCTGATTTACCGGCCCGCAGGCTTAACGGCCCAGGGTGCCGGAGAAGCCGGGCAAAAACTGAAACTGGTGCCCGGGACAAACAGTATCAACGTTGTTAATCCCACCGCCTATGTCGTTACGCTAACGGGCATGAAGGTAAATGAACAGCCCGTGGAACGACCCGGAACGCTGATGCCTTTCTCATCAAAGCAAATCAAGGTTCCCGCAGCACGGGTACGCCACGTCGCCTTCAGCACTATTAATGATTATGGCGGCATTACCTCAGTCAGAGATGAAAAGTTCTGA
- a CDS encoding fimbrial protein has translation MWIKKTWVLAMAFTAAGTSLTAQAVDDGTVRFTGTISASACSVSSVAGSGATTGTVGFGSVSSANLSTLGATTLARPFTIELNHCATGSAPAITFNGTAVTEANYTSLFATPVPGVGIRLEDAGRIGTFYNPGVSLSNTGLDAISSESVTSGTGRFNAYLVAYTAGTPVGAIDTDVTFVIDYAES, from the coding sequence ATGTGGATAAAAAAAACATGGGTGTTGGCCATGGCCTTTACTGCCGCTGGAACTTCTCTGACCGCGCAGGCTGTCGATGACGGTACCGTACGTTTTACGGGCACTATCTCTGCTTCTGCCTGTTCAGTGAGCAGCGTAGCGGGATCGGGTGCAACGACCGGTACGGTTGGCTTTGGCTCCGTCAGCAGCGCTAACCTCTCTACCCTGGGCGCCACTACGCTGGCAAGACCCTTTACGATCGAACTAAACCATTGCGCAACCGGTAGCGCGCCTGCCATTACCTTCAACGGGACCGCAGTGACTGAGGCAAACTATACCAGCCTGTTTGCCACCCCAGTACCCGGCGTCGGTATCCGGCTTGAGGATGCCGGCCGCATCGGCACCTTTTACAACCCCGGCGTATCCCTGAGCAATACCGGTCTGGATGCTATTTCCTCTGAAAGCGTGACCAGCGGCACGGGGCGTTTTAATGCCTATCTGGTGGCTTACACCGCAGGAACGCCTGTCGGTGCGATTGATACCGATGTCACCTTTGTTATTGATTACGCCGAGTCGTAA